The DNA window ACCCGGACCAGGCCTATCAGCAGAAAAGTGAATAAAGATTTCATACGGTTATCTTTTAAGCGTTTATTTTTTAAGCAGCAGGCTTACCCATTCTTCCCGCTGAAGCTGCTTCAGCAGCTCAAGTCCGTTTTCTTTGCACACTTCCATAATATCAGCCACATCAAAGAAGCACAACCCTGAAAGCAACAGCAACCCGCCTTCATTGAGCACATTGACATAGGTAGGGATATCGGAAATCAGGATATTACGGTTGATATTGGCCAGAATGATATCAAAGTGCTCTTTACCCAGATTGTCGGCCGTACCGAGTTCAATATCCAGCTCCACTCCATTCCGAACTGCATTTTCTTTTGAATTTTCTACCGACCACTCATCGATGTCAATGGCTTTTGTATCGCCGGCTCCGATCTGTTTGGCATAGATAGCCAGCACAGAAGTCCCACAGCCCATATCAAGCACTTTCTTTCCCTTAAAATCCATGTCCATCATCTGCTGGATCATCAGATGGGTCGTAGGGTGATGCCCGGTTCCGAAAGACATTTTCGGCTGGATGATGATTTCATGCATGCCCGGAACGGATTCATGGAATTCTGCACGGATCAATACTTTATCATCGATATTGATGGGCTCAAAATTCTTTTCCCATTCTTCATTCCAATTGATGTTCGGCATTTCCTGAAAAGTATATTCTATCTGTACATTTTCATTTTCAAAAAGCGGCAGGGCCTTTAAATCTTCTTCATTGAACGCCTCTTTCTGGATGTATCCCAAAATTCCGTCGATCTCTTCCGTAAAGCTGTCGAAACCTATTTCAATAAGTTCTGCCATGAGGATTTCATTCCAGGGCTGAAGCGGGGAAATCTTGAAACTGAATTCTAAATAATTTTGCATGTGAGTAATTTACTGCAAAAATAAAACTAGTTTTTTGATTTACGGTTTTAATTGTATAGAACAGAAGTTTTTTGTCTCAATATAAGGAATTGACAATTTGATAGGTGATGAATGATGATTGATAATTGATATGTGGTGGTATTTAGGAAAGCATAAAAAAACAGCGAACCGGGGCCCGCTGTTTTTATTCTGAGCTTTGTTTTATGGATTGGTTGAGAAAATGGAGCCATTGGCAATCAGCGCTCTTCTGTTCATTTTCAGGATATCCCTCACCCATTCTGCAAAATCTTCCGGCTGAAGCACTTTTTCCGGATTCCCGTCCGTAAGGCCGCCCTGGATGCTCATATCCGATGCAATGGTACTCGGCGTAAGGGTAATGACACGGATGTTCCGCTTTCTCCATTCTGCCATCATCGACTGGGACAATGATACTACGGCAGCTTTGGAAGCAGCATATGCAGACATATTCGGGCCACCCTTCAGTCCGGCCGTTGAAGCTACGTTCACAATATCGCCCTGCCCTTTTTCCTTCATGAAAGGATACACGGCTTTCGCAGCATAATACACGCCGAACAGGTTGGTTTTGATAACCTGCTCCCAGGTTTCGGAAGACATTTCTTCAATACTGCCGAAATCTCCGATCCCTGCATTGTTTACCAGAATATCGACGCTTCCAAGGGTTTCAGCCAGTGTAGCAATTCCTTTACGGACAGCCTGCTCATCATCAATGCTGAAAACAGCATAGGTAGCATGTACACCCAGCCTGGTAAGCTCCTCCACCGTATTTTTAAGATTATCTTCATTTCTTCCGGTAATCGCTATATTGACTCCTTCATGAGCCAGTGCCAGTGCAACGGCTTTTCCAAGCCCTCTTCCGCCACCGGTAACAATGGCATTTTTTCCTTTTAAGTTCATTGTATTCCTAATTTTTACATGTTTACACAAATTTACGAAAGGGATTTGTGTAAATACAGATTAGCGATGATGTTTTTCAACACACTACTACATTATGCTGATTTCCAGCAACAAACCTTATTAAGACTGAGCAACTATCAGACTATTTCGCTCAACTGCAGGCTTTTGTATTGTAATCTAACAAACAACAAAACCGGTCTTTTTCACGACCGGTTTCACTTGAAAGTATAGTAAAAAATGAAAAAATTAAGGAATAAGGATCGGGTTCTGAACCTCGAATTCTTCTGAAGCAGTAAACGGGTTGCCGAACATATCTGTTGCCCTGATCTCAACTTTATGTTTCCCTAAAGCCAGTTTCTTAGGAAAGTCTCCTGTCCAGATATGTTTTGACATTTCCGGATTGGACGGCCTTCTTCCAGGAAAAATAGTTGTAGTCGTATCCCATTTGAAAACCGACATGGCAAAATTTGGATCCACGGTTTCGTCGTACTGCATGGCTTCCCATTGGCCTCCGTCTATCCTGTATTCCACTTTGTCCTTCCTGCTTCCCATGAAGAAATTGGCCAGGATTTTTGCCGATGTTCTTGAAGGAAACGGAATCACTTTAGGAACATACAGATTAACCTGGTAATCTTCCGGTTTTCCTGCCGTTTTATACTTGATCGTATAATCATTATCATTAAAGCTGATGAATGAATATCCCTTCGCCGTACCATCCCTCATGGTGGATGTTGGCAACCCCAGGTCATCAGAAGTTCCGGACCACCAGTCGCCGCAGGTGGTTCCAGCATTATATTCATGAAGGTCTTTAGCCCCGTTCCATCCGGTTTCCTTTCCATAGAAAAGCTGCTTCTGGATGTGGGTATGTGCAGAAAGCAATAAAGCATTTTTAAACGGAGCCAGGTAGTCAAACAACTTCTGACGGTCAGCATTCCTGAAATTCTCTTCTTTGGTCTTTTCCAGAGGAATATGGAACGAAACGACGATCAGTTTGTTCTTATCCACCAGTTTCAGGTCGTTCTCAATAAATTTAACCTGGTCTTCGCGGAACCCTCCCCAATATCCTTTTCCGTCTCTCGGGTCCGGATACAGGATGTTATCCAGCACAATGAAGTGGACGTTTCCGTAATTGAAGGAATAGTTGGCCGGACCGAAATTAGATTCAAACGTTTCATCCGAAAGCGAATCTTCTTTGGCCTCATAATTCATATCGTGGTTGCCCATCACATTATACCACGGAAGCCCGATTTCTTTCATGACATCCGCATAGGGTTTCTGCAGGCTTAGATCATCCCATACCAAATCTCCCAGGCTGATTCCCAGCACAGCTTTTTTCTTATTCCCTTTAACTTCATTTACAATAGCTCTCCTGAAATAATCCAGCTCTTTTTCGCTATGCGGCTGAGGGTCCCCGAATACAAGAATATCGAAATTTTTGCTTTCATTCTGCCTGTACAGGCCGAAATTCAGCTCCTTAGGGAGCTCCCCTGTAGGTGCGGAACCTCTGTATTTAAAGTCAGCCGGCGAACCATTGGGCTTATACTGGTAATAATATAGCGGAAGATTATTGGTATTGACAGGCGTCATATATCCGGAAGGCTTGATCACGAAGATGGTCTGCCCGTCCTGAACCGGTAAGCTGTATCTCCCGTTTTTATCGGTCAGCACCACCTGGACCCCATTGGAAACAGCGACTCCTTCAATTCCTTTTTCACGGTTTTCTTTCTTCTGGTTTTTATTCCCGTCCTCATATACATATCCTGAAACGGAAGCCTGTGAGAATGCCATCGCAGAGATCAGCAGGCAGGGCATTAAAAATCGTTTATTCATGTTGCTTGTTTAGATTAATTGTTTGTAACTTATTTATTCCACCACACTTTGATGTTGATATCATCCCCTCCCATCTGCTGTACTGCATTCTGGTAGCTGTCCGTATTCAGGATTTTAGGATTGGGAGGATACATCAGCCTTTGAGGGAGGTTACCGTTGTTAAGAAGGCCTCCGTTGTTGGGAAGCACAGGGAATCCTGTCCTTCTTTTTTCAAACCACTGCTGCTGGTCTACAAAAAACAGCGCCACATATTTCTGAAGCATAATTCTTTGCAGGGTCCCATTATAAGCGACATTGGCATTGGAGAAATAATTGGCCGGAACGGTTGCTCCCCATTGTTCAATGATCGCCTTCACCCCATTTTCATAATACGTCTGTGCACTTCCCTGAATAATTCCTTTGAAAGCAAGCTCTGAAAGGATGAACTGGAGCTCTGCATACGGATAGATCAGGATTTTAAGCGGTGCTTTGGCTAAATTCTGGTTCATATTCGAAGGCTGGTAATTGAATACCGTTCCGAACTGATACCCGGAAGGTGCCCCTTTGTACCCGATGTTTGCATTGCTCAGGTTTTTAGCCTGGGAGAAAAACATAGACATGCGAGGGTCATTGTTGGATTTCAGGGTCTCCACGAAGAATTCTGAAGCCGCCCTGCCCGTCGTAAAATCCTGTGGCCTTGTAATAGGGGGAAGCAATGGTGAAACTCCTGAAATATCCAGTTTTGCCGTATCATTATTGCTTTGAAACAAAGGATAAGTGGCAGGATCACTTATAATTTCCTGAATCCTCTGGTATACATTGACTTCGCCATTTTTACTGAGGATCCTTGTCAGCAATCTCAATGAAAGAGAGTTGCAGAATTTTTTCCAGTTCAGGATTCCATTGGCATCCGTTTCAGCTTTATAGAAAAGATCGCTGCCATTGAGTGGTTTTGTGGTCACAAAAAGTGCATTGGCAGCTTTCAGGTCATCCAGCAGTTTTACATAAATATCCTTCTGTCGGTCAAATTTAGGCTGCGATATGCCGTCATCTAGCTTTGACGCTTCACTAAAAGGCACATCTCCATACGTATCTGTAAGGTTGGAATAGATCCACGCATTGAGCACCATAGAAATGGCCCGGTAATTAGGATCATTATCCCTTTCAGCGGCACGTCTCATATCCTGGATCTGCATCAGCCATTTATAGCTGTTGTTCCAGAATCCTGCCCCGGTATTTTCAGTGATATAATAACGGCTGAGAGAGTTGCCTTCATTGGGGAAATCCAGGGAAACCTGCATGATATCAAAGGTGAAATCATTGGCCCTCATATAATTGAACGAAGCAAGGTTGTACTGTATCGGAACCAGCAATTTGGCTGCAATCGGGTCGCTGATCCTGCTGGAATCCACATTCACTTCATCCAGGTCCCTGTCACAGGAAACTGAAATAAACCCTATCCCTGCGATCAAAACTATATTGAATAATAACTTTTTCATGACTTTAAAATTTAGAATTTAACATTTAGCTGGATACCTACCGTCCTTGCCGTTGGCAGCTGTCCTATTTCCACTCCAGAAGTGATCTGGCTGTCATTAAGCGTGGCCACTTCCGGATCGAAGAGCGGGAACTTCGTCCACATCCACAGGTTTCTTCCGAACAGGGCCAGGGTGAGGTCCGTGATTTTCAGCTCATCGGTAACGCTTTTCGGGAAAGAATAGGAAATCCGCGCATCCCTTAGCTTGACAAATGAAGTATCGAAGGAATTCGTTTCCACATTGGCTCTTCTGTAGTAATCTGCATAGTAAGTAGATACCGGAATGCCTTTCGTATTCGGGGAATATGATCCGTCCGCGTTCTGCACGACCCCTTCACCTACGATCAGGCCGCCGGGATTATCCCTTCCGATCAGCGTATGGGTAAGCTTACCCTGTTCCGTCATCTTATGGTGGGACTGAGAGTAACCGATCCCTTTGTACTGTCCGTCAAAAGAAAAGCTAATGGTGAAGTTTCTGTACCTGAAGTCGTTCTGTATTCCTGCCCTCCATTTCGGGTAGGCATTACCGATCTTTTTAGTTTTGGTAGGTTTGGCAGTAAGCCCATCACTTCCGAACACTACCTGTCCGTCCGGTGAATACATAAGTCCGTAACCGTACATATCACCCAGCGATCCGCCGACTACGGCATTGTAGTAGACTACGCCTCCTACACTTCCCATGATATAAGGCTCGCCCTGGAACTCTTCAGGAAGAGACATGATTGTATTCCTGTTCATGGACCAGTTGGCATTAACGCTCCATGAGAAATTTTTGTTTTTAACAGGATATGTATTTAAGGTCATTTCAAGGCCGCGGTTCCTGATCTCCCCGGCATTGATTACCCTGCTGCTGTATCCTGTTTCCCACAAGGCCGGGATCCTGATGATCTGGTTTTTATTGTTATTCTGGTAGGCCGTGATGCTATAGCTGATCCTGTTTTTAATAATGCTGAAATCCATACCGGCCTCCATATTCGTGAGCATTTCAGGTTTCAGGTTAGGGTTCGGATATAAGGAAGGGGATTCCACAGAACCGTTGAAATTACTGTTGTTGTAGTATTTCAGCAACATATAAGGATTGGTATCGTTTCCTACCCTGGACCATGATGCCCTTAGTTTCCAGTAATTGAAGTTGTTGGAAGATAAATTGAAAATATCGGAAAGGATAACGGAAGTTGCCGCCGAAGGATAAAAGTAAGACCTGTTCTCCTTAGGAAGCGTACTGCTCCAGTCATTTCTTGCGGTTAAATCCAGGAACACTTTGTTTTTGTAGCTGATATTCACCAATCCGTAGGTACTGTTTACCTGACGGTCTCCGGGAGCGGCAATTTTATTGATGTTTGCAATTCCGTTCGGAAGGGTATACACTCCGGGTCTCAGCAATCCGTCTGCGATATAATCACCCATGGTATATTCAAGGTAACGGATGTTTCCTCCTGCAGAAGCGCTGAAATCAAAATCTTTAAACTTGTTTTTATAGGTAAACAGGATGTCATTGTTCATATCCATCTGCTTGATGTGCTGCTCCCTGTACATCCCCTGGAGGTAGTTGGCAGAGCTCCAAGGCCTTTTCTGGGTACGTTCTTCATTCGTCAGCTCAAGCCCTGACCTCAGCATGACCTCAAAGTTCTTGGTGAATTTGTAATTAAGGTTCACATTTCCGGTGATGAAGTGCTTATCTACGCCGTTCAGCATTTCATAAGCGATGAGATAAGGATTATCAATGTATGAACTGAACGGGTGGATCTGGTCGATCTGGTATTGGCCTTTCTTCCAGATCGGCGAGTACCAGGCAAGGTCTACGTTCGGGTTCTGGAAAATCATAAAGTATGAGATGGATTGGTTGCTGTATCCCGTAGCCGGAAGGTTATCACTGGATGTTTTGCTGTAGTTGAATTTCACCCCGACTTTCAGCTTTTCATTCAGTTTGTGATCAAAGGAAAGCGCGGCATTCAGCCTGTCGAATCCGGTGTTGGGCATCATCCATTCATTTTTCAGATAGGTGAGTGAAGTTCTGAATGAGGTATTTTCATTGGAACTTTCCAACGCAACGTTGTTGGAAAAGGTAGTCCCTGTCTGCCAGAATCCTTTGATGTTATCTTTGTACGGCCTCCACAGCTGACGCTGAAGGCTCTGCCCTTCCACGGTAGGATCATACTGAAAGTAAGACTGTCCGGCGAATTTAGGTCCGAATGCACTGCTGGTGGAACCGGTGTTGACCCCGTCTGCCGAAGCGCCGTATGAGTAGTAATAATTCCCGGAGGCATCCTTCTGCATGGTTCCCTGCCCGTATTCATACTGATAATCCGGCCATTTCAGTACCGTATCGTAGCTTGAATAAGAATTCAGCGTAATCTGGATCTTTCCTTTTTTGGTTTTCCCTGATTTCGTGGTGATCATGATCGCTCCTCCGGCTCCCCGGGATCCGTATAATGCGGCAGCTGTAGAACCCTTCAGTACGGTAATGGATTCTATATCGTCTGGGTTGATGGTATTAAGCCCGTTCCCGTAATCAATCGGCAAGTCTGCTTTGGAACCTGCACCGTAAGCCGAGAAACCTGTTCCCGTCGTGGTTCCGTTCAGCGGAACACCATCTACGACAATCAGGGCATTGTTCTGGTCCATGTTCATGGAAATATCTCCACGAAGCTTGATCAATGCACTTCCCAGCGGGCCGGCTCCGGCGGTCTGGATCTTTAGTCCGGCCACTTTTCCTTCCAGGGATTGTGCCCAGTTGTTGTTCTGGGTCCTCAGGATTTCTTCAGAGTTGATCTTTTCAGCTACATATCCCAAAGACTTATCATTCCTTTTGATCCCCAAAGCAGTCACCACTACCTCATCAATATTTTTGATCGTGTCTTTTTTAATTTTTTGCTGAGCCGAAAGATTGACGCTTACCAATCCTAACAGCGATAAAACCAACAGCTTGTGTGTCTCTTTACGCATATTATTTTTGTTTGCGCAAAATTAGAATGACATGACGAGTATGGCTTTAACAGCGTTTTAACATTTATTAAATAATTATTAAACGAAATATGAATTTATCTTTAACACAAATGCATACTATCTTGATTGACTATACATTAAAATCATTAATAGTTTTTAATATAAAATATTTAAAATTTTAACCTATATTAAACAGACACCATATTTCCATAAGCATTCATTATCTATAGCCATGGTATGCAATGCATTAGCTTATCATAAAAAATCCTGTTTCTCTTCAGAAACAGGATGGTTACTATATGAACTTAATGTTATTTATTCTTCAGCTGATCAGGAATATTGGTCGTCACGAATTTGATTCCCTGACTTTTCAACTGCTGGTAAATTGCCGGATCATTAACGGTCCATGCATTGGTAATCAGTCCCAGCGCATTGGCTTCGGCAATCCAGGTGGGATTTTTCGCGAAAATACTGTAGTGGTAATCGATACCGTCCAGGCCTTCATCTTTAACCTGCTCCGGTGAAAGCTCCCCATTCAGGTACTGAACTTTGAATTTCGGTTCTATTTTCTTGATTTCCTTGCAGATATTCAGGCTGAATGAAATGAACTGGCTCTGGTCTTCCAGCTTCATATCCTTTACCATTTCGATGGTTTTTCGTACCAGTTCATCTTCAAGTTCCTTTGTTTTTGCAGGCTTGATTTCAATGATCAGCTGCAAGGCTTTATCCTTCTTTCCTTTTTTAAGGTAGCTTTTTAACGTAGGAAACTTTTCACCGTTGGACAGGTCCTCCTCTTCAAGCTGCCTGAAATTGGTTTCCGAAATTTCCATCTTTCCGTGGTGTTCATCATGGTTGACCACCAGTACACCGTCTTTGGTCATGCGCACATCAAATTCAGAGCCGTAGATCTTTAACTTCTGCGCATTCTGCAGCGACTGAAGTGAATTTTCTGTTGTGGGAGGCTGCGTCTGCCAATACCCTCTGTGTGCAACGACCTGAGTTTGTGCCTTCATAAGGACTGTACTTAATATGGTGATACCTAAAATAAAATTCTTCATAATACAAAATTAAACAATTAAAAATCTTATGCCATCGCAGGCTTTATGAAAATAATATTAAATTTAAAAAGTATATTTTGCACCCAACTGGATCTGGTAAGGGTTTCCGCTTAGCGGAGCCAGACCGCTCGTATTCAGGTTATACTTAAATTGCTTCACGGCAGCATCGAATCCTGTAATTCTGTACAGCGACATATTTCCGTATGATTTGTTGACCCCCCATTCTTTGTTCAGCAGGTTGGCTACGTTAAAAATATCTACAGAAAGCTCAAATCCCCCGATTTTCTCAAACTTGATCTTTTTTGCTATACGGACATCCCATACTCCGTAGAATCCGTTTTTACCGCCATTACGTTCAGCAATTGTATTGTTGTAATCCGTAATGTAATTCTTCAATGCTTTACCTACTTCAGGATTATCCAGCAAAGTCTGGGTGAGGTTCGGGAAAATATAAGCCAGATCGTTTGAATCTACAAAATCCCCGTTAACGTTTCCTCCTGCCGTCATAGAAAACCGCGTCCCTCCGATTCCTGAATACCTGATCCCTACCGTAAATCCGGCGAAAGTAGGCGAGTTCCCGTACAGCACCACTTTATTACGGAACTGATTGTCAGAATAGGTCATTTTAAGGTTTCTCGGATCGCTTTCGATCATCGTAAACAAAGTAGCGGAATTCGCTACATTTCCGTTATAGGATGTATTATCCTTTATATCAGACCAAGT is part of the Chryseobacterium camelliae genome and encodes:
- a CDS encoding calcineurin-like phosphoesterase C-terminal domain-containing protein encodes the protein MNKRFLMPCLLISAMAFSQASVSGYVYEDGNKNQKKENREKGIEGVAVSNGVQVVLTDKNGRYSLPVQDGQTIFVIKPSGYMTPVNTNNLPLYYYQYKPNGSPADFKYRGSAPTGELPKELNFGLYRQNESKNFDILVFGDPQPHSEKELDYFRRAIVNEVKGNKKKAVLGISLGDLVWDDLSLQKPYADVMKEIGLPWYNVMGNHDMNYEAKEDSLSDETFESNFGPANYSFNYGNVHFIVLDNILYPDPRDGKGYWGGFREDQVKFIENDLKLVDKNKLIVVSFHIPLEKTKEENFRNADRQKLFDYLAPFKNALLLSAHTHIQKQLFYGKETGWNGAKDLHEYNAGTTCGDWWSGTSDDLGLPTSTMRDGTAKGYSFISFNDNDYTIKYKTAGKPEDYQVNLYVPKVIPFPSRTSAKILANFFMGSRKDKVEYRIDGGQWEAMQYDETVDPNFAMSVFKWDTTTTIFPGRRPSNPEMSKHIWTGDFPKKLALGKHKVEIRATDMFGNPFTASEEFEVQNPILIP
- a CDS encoding 3-ketoacyl-ACP reductase, translated to MNLKGKNAIVTGGGRGLGKAVALALAHEGVNIAITGRNEDNLKNTVEELTRLGVHATYAVFSIDDEQAVRKGIATLAETLGSVDILVNNAGIGDFGSIEEMSSETWEQVIKTNLFGVYYAAKAVYPFMKEKGQGDIVNVASTAGLKGGPNMSAYAASKAAVVSLSQSMMAEWRKRNIRVITLTPSTIASDMSIQGGLTDGNPEKVLQPEDFAEWVRDILKMNRRALIANGSIFSTNP
- the prmA gene encoding 50S ribosomal protein L11 methyltransferase, which gives rise to MQNYLEFSFKISPLQPWNEILMAELIEIGFDSFTEEIDGILGYIQKEAFNEEDLKALPLFENENVQIEYTFQEMPNINWNEEWEKNFEPINIDDKVLIRAEFHESVPGMHEIIIQPKMSFGTGHHPTTHLMIQQMMDMDFKGKKVLDMGCGTSVLAIYAKQIGAGDTKAIDIDEWSVENSKENAVRNGVELDIELGTADNLGKEHFDIILANINRNILISDIPTYVNVLNEGGLLLLSGLCFFDVADIMEVCKENGLELLKQLQREEWVSLLLKK
- a CDS encoding SusD/RagB family nutrient-binding outer membrane lipoprotein, with protein sequence MKKLLFNIVLIAGIGFISVSCDRDLDEVNVDSSRISDPIAAKLLVPIQYNLASFNYMRANDFTFDIMQVSLDFPNEGNSLSRYYITENTGAGFWNNSYKWLMQIQDMRRAAERDNDPNYRAISMVLNAWIYSNLTDTYGDVPFSEASKLDDGISQPKFDRQKDIYVKLLDDLKAANALFVTTKPLNGSDLFYKAETDANGILNWKKFCNSLSLRLLTRILSKNGEVNVYQRIQEIISDPATYPLFQSNNDTAKLDISGVSPLLPPITRPQDFTTGRAASEFFVETLKSNNDPRMSMFFSQAKNLSNANIGYKGAPSGYQFGTVFNYQPSNMNQNLAKAPLKILIYPYAELQFILSELAFKGIIQGSAQTYYENGVKAIIEQWGATVPANYFSNANVAYNGTLQRIMLQKYVALFFVDQQQWFEKRRTGFPVLPNNGGLLNNGNLPQRLMYPPNPKILNTDSYQNAVQQMGGDDINIKVWWNK
- a CDS encoding glycerophosphodiester phosphodiesterase; this translates as MKNFILGITILSTVLMKAQTQVVAHRGYWQTQPPTTENSLQSLQNAQKLKIYGSEFDVRMTKDGVLVVNHDEHHGKMEISETNFRQLEEEDLSNGEKFPTLKSYLKKGKKDKALQLIIEIKPAKTKELEDELVRKTIEMVKDMKLEDQSQFISFSLNICKEIKKIEPKFKVQYLNGELSPEQVKDEGLDGIDYHYSIFAKNPTWIAEANALGLITNAWTVNDPAIYQQLKSQGIKFVTTNIPDQLKNK
- a CDS encoding SusC/RagA family TonB-linked outer membrane protein, giving the protein MRKETHKLLVLSLLGLVSVNLSAQQKIKKDTIKNIDEVVVTALGIKRNDKSLGYVAEKINSEEILRTQNNNWAQSLEGKVAGLKIQTAGAGPLGSALIKLRGDISMNMDQNNALIVVDGVPLNGTTTGTGFSAYGAGSKADLPIDYGNGLNTINPDDIESITVLKGSTAAALYGSRGAGGAIMITTKSGKTKKGKIQITLNSYSSYDTVLKWPDYQYEYGQGTMQKDASGNYYYSYGASADGVNTGSTSSAFGPKFAGQSYFQYDPTVEGQSLQRQLWRPYKDNIKGFWQTGTTFSNNVALESSNENTSFRTSLTYLKNEWMMPNTGFDRLNAALSFDHKLNEKLKVGVKFNYSKTSSDNLPATGYSNQSISYFMIFQNPNVDLAWYSPIWKKGQYQIDQIHPFSSYIDNPYLIAYEMLNGVDKHFITGNVNLNYKFTKNFEVMLRSGLELTNEERTQKRPWSSANYLQGMYREQHIKQMDMNNDILFTYKNKFKDFDFSASAGGNIRYLEYTMGDYIADGLLRPGVYTLPNGIANINKIAAPGDRQVNSTYGLVNISYKNKVFLDLTARNDWSSTLPKENRSYFYPSAATSVILSDIFNLSSNNFNYWKLRASWSRVGNDTNPYMLLKYYNNSNFNGSVESPSLYPNPNLKPEMLTNMEAGMDFSIIKNRISYSITAYQNNNKNQIIRIPALWETGYSSRVINAGEIRNRGLEMTLNTYPVKNKNFSWSVNANWSMNRNTIMSLPEEFQGEPYIMGSVGGVVYYNAVVGGSLGDMYGYGLMYSPDGQVVFGSDGLTAKPTKTKKIGNAYPKWRAGIQNDFRYRNFTISFSFDGQYKGIGYSQSHHKMTEQGKLTHTLIGRDNPGGLIVGEGVVQNADGSYSPNTKGIPVSTYYADYYRRANVETNSFDTSFVKLRDARISYSFPKSVTDELKITDLTLALFGRNLWMWTKFPLFDPEVATLNDSQITSGVEIGQLPTARTVGIQLNVKF